A single Paenibacillus sp. FSL R5-0517 DNA region contains:
- a CDS encoding NAD(P)/FAD-dependent oxidoreductase, protein MNQQLELYDVTIIGGGPAGMYSAFYSGMRDMKTKLIEARDRLGGRMLFYPEKMIWDVGGVTPILCEDLIKQLEEQARTFDPTLVFEQQIEGFERQPDGTILLTSATGEQHWTRTVIMAIGYGIYKMAKLELEGADRYEVSNLHYTVQELEPFRGKRVLISGGGDSAVDWANELEALAEQVTVVHRRDRFGGLERNVLRMRESSVDVRTPYAVETLHSMSGDVIEQVTISHVDTGETELLEVDAVIVNHGMKSDFGPIRDWGLDLGEWHVTTTERLQTNIPGVFAAGDFVDYGSKLYLIAGTFTDAALAVNSAKLYMDPEAEKVAYVSSHNSRFKEKNKALGVVEE, encoded by the coding sequence ATGAATCAGCAGTTGGAACTCTATGATGTAACCATTATCGGCGGTGGCCCTGCGGGCATGTACTCTGCCTTTTATAGCGGCATGCGGGATATGAAGACCAAGTTAATTGAGGCACGGGACAGATTAGGCGGTCGCATGTTATTTTATCCGGAGAAAATGATCTGGGACGTCGGGGGTGTGACGCCAATCCTGTGTGAGGATCTGATTAAACAATTGGAAGAACAGGCACGAACTTTCGATCCAACGCTTGTGTTCGAACAACAGATCGAAGGATTCGAGCGTCAACCTGATGGCACAATTCTGTTAACTTCTGCAACAGGTGAACAACACTGGACACGTACCGTCATTATGGCAATCGGATATGGTATATATAAAATGGCCAAGCTGGAGCTTGAAGGTGCTGACCGTTATGAGGTTAGCAATCTGCACTATACCGTGCAGGAACTCGAGCCATTCCGGGGTAAACGGGTACTGATCTCGGGTGGAGGCGACTCTGCTGTAGACTGGGCGAATGAACTGGAAGCATTGGCAGAGCAAGTGACAGTTGTGCATCGTCGTGACCGTTTTGGCGGGTTGGAGCGTAATGTACTGCGCATGAGAGAATCCTCAGTAGATGTCCGTACACCTTATGCGGTAGAGACATTGCATAGTATGAGTGGCGATGTGATTGAACAAGTGACCATCTCACATGTGGACACGGGTGAGACTGAACTGCTTGAAGTAGATGCTGTCATTGTGAACCATGGCATGAAGAGTGACTTTGGTCCAATTCGGGATTGGGGACTTGACCTTGGCGAATGGCACGTCACTACAACGGAGAGATTACAAACGAATATACCGGGCGTATTTGCTGCAGGTGATTTTGTAGATTATGGTAGTAAACTTTATCTGATTGCGGGTACTTTCACTGATGCTGCTCTTGCGGTGAATAGTGCAAAGCTTTACATGGACCCTGAAGCGGAAAAAGTGGCTTATGTTTCTTCCCATAACAGTCGCTTTAAGGAGAAAAATAAAGCCCTTGGTGTTGTAGAAGAATAA
- a CDS encoding AraC family transcriptional regulator yields the protein MQIDEQIKCWNLAAVKVLDIRRIVMEAGEQLSSYTLPANGFIYTIRGSAVLQLDGRAYKAERFFMLHGAKGASLDIQTNEDLEYLLLYYRAFLAFPGYRKTWLLTQPEVAPFSLQYGFTPNSPLGLLRYLDELEDAWAQSGSLDLLHTKSLFYQFIHEMLIQLTEQEIKTEHADPVKQTLRYIQNHYREQVTLDSLAEQFNYSSRHLSMQFKRKTGYSPIDYLIQTRLAKARTLLVRSDATLSEIAAEVGYSDVYYFSRIFKKHVGISPIQYQRNRREEARAEDRPLQISESSIGRRWKSGYIDYENHYQYIDGGSTPMKRRKTSSSMIMVALLSITMLLSACSSGTTTPTAGEGTGASSNNSSTTVSSDTGNQTNKDNETRTVSTVKGEVVVPADPKRVVVLYLQGDVVALGVKPIATSDVYDGAAYKSELEGVNALGTWFEPNPEAVIDLDPDLIIVPSEETYTLLKDIAPTVYIPYEKMTTEERLHSIASIFGKEQEAEKLLLNLKTKVEESKKTLADAGILDKTISIVEGGLKGMVIVESKQFGRGSQAVYEYLGMKAPEVVQKKIDVVSEAAGSSISMEVLPEYIGDYVFRSVYDGADNLTDNPIWSSIPAIKEGRLIEIDFDFFYYSDIYSINKQLDFVVEKLLAAPRAQ from the coding sequence ATGCAAATAGATGAACAGATAAAATGCTGGAATCTTGCCGCTGTTAAGGTTCTGGATATACGTCGGATCGTTATGGAGGCGGGGGAACAACTGAGTTCCTACACACTTCCGGCAAATGGTTTTATATATACAATCCGAGGATCGGCTGTGCTTCAATTGGATGGACGAGCATACAAGGCAGAGCGATTTTTCATGCTTCATGGGGCCAAGGGTGCTTCATTGGATATCCAAACCAATGAAGATTTGGAATATCTACTGCTCTATTACAGAGCATTCCTTGCCTTTCCTGGCTATCGCAAAACGTGGTTGTTGACACAGCCTGAGGTTGCACCGTTCTCTTTGCAATATGGTTTTACGCCGAATAGTCCGCTTGGACTGTTACGTTACCTGGATGAGCTTGAAGATGCATGGGCACAGTCCGGCAGTCTGGATCTGCTTCATACGAAAAGTTTATTTTACCAATTCATTCATGAAATGCTGATTCAGCTAACAGAGCAAGAGATCAAAACAGAACATGCTGATCCGGTGAAACAAACACTTCGTTACATACAGAACCATTACAGGGAACAGGTCACGCTTGATTCTCTGGCTGAACAATTCAACTACAGCTCTCGTCATTTATCCATGCAATTCAAACGAAAAACGGGTTACAGTCCGATTGATTATCTAATTCAGACTCGACTTGCCAAGGCTCGTACTCTGCTTGTACGATCTGATGCAACGCTTAGTGAAATTGCAGCAGAAGTGGGTTATTCGGATGTGTATTATTTTAGTCGTATCTTCAAAAAACATGTGGGGATCTCACCAATCCAGTATCAACGAAATAGGAGAGAAGAAGCGAGAGCAGAGGATCGTCCATTACAAATATCTGAATCGTCCATTGGCCGTAGATGGAAGTCAGGATATATTGATTATGAGAATCATTATCAATATATAGACGGAGGGTCTACACCAATGAAAAGAAGAAAAACAAGTTCAAGTATGATTATGGTGGCTCTATTGAGCATCACGATGCTGCTCTCAGCCTGCTCTTCAGGTACAACCACACCAACAGCTGGCGAAGGAACGGGTGCCAGTTCCAATAACAGCAGTACGACCGTGTCATCAGACACAGGAAACCAGACCAACAAAGACAATGAAACACGCACGGTCTCGACGGTTAAGGGTGAGGTCGTTGTCCCAGCTGACCCCAAACGGGTTGTTGTTCTGTATCTCCAGGGAGATGTCGTTGCCCTTGGGGTTAAGCCGATCGCTACCTCAGATGTATATGACGGGGCTGCGTACAAGAGTGAGCTTGAAGGTGTAAATGCACTGGGTACCTGGTTTGAACCGAATCCTGAAGCTGTCATTGATCTTGATCCGGATCTGATCATTGTTCCTTCTGAAGAGACATATACGTTATTAAAGGATATTGCACCTACTGTATATATTCCGTACGAGAAAATGACAACAGAAGAAAGACTGCATAGTATAGCGAGTATTTTTGGCAAAGAACAGGAAGCCGAGAAGTTACTCCTCAATCTCAAAACCAAAGTAGAAGAGAGTAAGAAAACTCTTGCAGATGCAGGCATACTGGACAAAACGATCTCCATTGTGGAGGGCGGTTTGAAAGGCATGGTCATTGTAGAGAGTAAACAGTTTGGCCGAGGATCTCAGGCGGTATATGAGTACTTGGGAATGAAAGCGCCTGAGGTTGTACAGAAAAAAATTGATGTGGTTTCGGAGGCAGCTGGTTCCAGTATTTCCATGGAAGTACTGCCTGAATATATCGGTGACTATGTATTTCGCTCTGTATACGATGGGGCAGATAACTTGACGGATAATCCAATTTGGAGCAGCATCCCTGCGATCAAGGAAGGTCGTCTGATTGAGATTGATTTTGATTTCTTCTACTATTCAGATATCTATTCAATCAATAAACAACTTGATTTTGTCGTTGAAAAGCTGTTGGCGGCTCCAAGAGCGCAATAG